From Pangasianodon hypophthalmus isolate fPanHyp1 chromosome 30, fPanHyp1.pri, whole genome shotgun sequence, a single genomic window includes:
- the frk gene encoding tyrosine-protein kinase SRK2: MPLQLTELRKRIVACCLATCPCSREKPADPQDKDVVVIVNQHTKVDPASRVLPLPPGSSGPRVYTALWDYTARTTEDLSFCAGDQLEVLDQSSPDWWIARALTGISARSQGYIPANYVAPLASLHAERWYFPDTKRLDAEKLLQAEGNKHGSFLIRECESQPGELSMSVLDEGKVKHYKIKRSDNGHYFVSKRRTFITLKELVEYYSTTEDGLCVRLTQPCRKATAPQTHGLSYNTADQWEIPRSSICLLRKLGSGQFGEVYEGLWNSTTAVAVKTLRQGSMNSQDFLREAQIMKKLRHPKLIQLYAVCTVGEPIYIITELMTHGSLLEYLQKDRGEFVGMPDQVEMGAQVAAGMAYLEIQNYIHRDLAARNVLVGDNNTCKVADFGLARVFNSEGDDVYDYEDSEDERVYEMRQGTKLPIKWTAPEGLHDNKFSIKSDVWSFGILLYEIMTFGQTPYPTLTNFQVMQRLRTNYRMPCPANCPKRIYDIMMECWKDSPPDRPTFETLQWKLEEFYDVDISEYDDTCGY, from the exons ATGCCGCTCCAGCTGACGGAGCTGCGGAAGCGGATAGTCGCGTGCTGCCTCGCGACGTGTCCGTGTTCCCGGGAGAAACCTGCGGACCCCCAGGACAAGGACGTGGTGGTGATCGTGAACCAGCACACTAAGGTGGATCCGGCGTCGCGCGTTCTGCCCCTTCCGCCCGGTTCGTCCGGTCCGCGCGTGTACACGGCTCTGTGGGATTACACCGCGCGCACCACCGAGGACCTGAGCTTCTGCGCGGGGGATCAGCTCGAGGTTCTGGACCAGAGCAGTCCGGACTGGTGGATCGCGCGAGCGCTGACCGGAATTTCCGCCCGCAGTCAGGGGTACATACCGGCCAACTACGTAGCACCGCTCGCGAGCCTGCACGCAGAGAG gtggtatTTTCCTGATACAAAGCGTCTGGATGCAGAGAAGCTCCTTCAGGCTGAAGGAAACAAACATGGCTCATTTCTCATCCGAGAATGTGAGAGTCAGCCGGGGGAACTGTCAATgtcag tgttggATGAGGGAAAGGTGAAGCACTATAAGATAAAGCGATCGGACAATGGGCATTACTTTGTGTCGAAGAGGCGGACCTTCATCACACTGAAGGAGCTGGTAGAATATTACAGCACAACAGAGGACGGACTGTGTGTCCGACTCACACAACCCTGCAGGAAG gctaCAGCTCCGCAGACTCATGGTCTGTCCTATAACACAGCGGATCAGTGGGAAATTCCACGCAGCTCCATCTGCCTGCTGCGTAAACTCGGATCTGGACAGTTTGGAGAAGTTTATGAAGGACTGTGGAACAGCACAACTGCTGTTGCTGTGAAAACACTTCggcaag gCAGTATGAATTCTCAGGATTTTCTCCGTGAAGCTCAGATCATGAAGAAGCTGCGTCACCCGAAGCTGATTCAACTGTACGCAGTGTGTACTGTCGGAGAACCGATCTACATCATCACAGAACTGATGACCCACGGCAGCCTATTAGAGTACTTACAGA AGGACAGAGGAGAGTTTGTGGGAATGCCTGATCAGGTGGAGATGGGTGCTCAGGTGGCAGCGGGGATGGCATATCTGGAGATACAGAACTACATCCACAGAGACCTCGCAGCCCGAAACGTATTGGTGGGAGACAACAACACCTGTAAAGTGGCAGACTTCGGCTTGGCCCGAGTGTTCAAT aGCGAGGGTGATGATGTTTATGATTATGAAGATAGTGAGGACGAGCGTGTGTATGAGATGAGACAGGGAACTAAACTGCCCATTAAATGGACAGCTCCTGAAGGATTGCACGACAACAAGTTCTCCATTAAATCCGACGTGTGGAGTTTCGGAATCCTGCTCTACGAAATCATGACCTTTGGACAAACGCCGTACCCCA cacTCACTAATTTCCAGGTGATGCAGAGGCTGCGTACGAATTACCGGATGCCGTGTCCTGCAAACTGTCCGAAGCGCATCTATGACATCATGATGGAGTGCTGGAAGGACTCGCCCCCTGACCGGCCCACCTTCGAAACCCTGCAGTGGAAACTCGAGGAGTTTTATGATGTGGACATCAGCGAATATGACGACACCTGCGGCTACTGA
- the LOC113525231 gene encoding heparan sulfate glucosamine 3-O-sulfotransferase 5, which translates to MGEMLLLQQLLLGSLVVGTLLYLITHLSHLDRVQLVCPTENTSCPAGVSVQHKQGALYEQRRGGVNRGHLVQQLPHAIIIGVRKGGTRALLEMLSLHPAVVKASQEVHFFDSDENYGRGFAWYRSRMPLSLINHVTIEKSPAYFTTEKVPERIFGMNASVKLLVIVREPVTRAVSDYAQVLEGKRRKNKTYPGFESLAIDSATCSVNTKYKAVSTSVYAKHLERWLRFFPVQQLHVVDGDRLISDPLPELQMVERFLNLTPRISRDNLYFNATRGFYCLRSERHRVRRCLAGSKGRTHPRVHTAVLDKLRVFFHPYNQKFYQITGRTFNWP; encoded by the exons ATGGGGGAGATGTTGTTGCTCCAGCAGCTGTTGCTAGGCAGCCTGGTGGTTGGGACTTTGCTCTACCTGATAACACACCTGAGTCATCTGGACAG AGTGCAGTTGGTTTGTCCCACTGAGAACACGTCATGCCCTGCTGGTGTTTCAGTTCAGCATAAACAGGGCGCGTTGTATGAGCAGCGAAGGGGCGGAGTCAACAGAGGACACCTGGTGCAGCAGCTTCCACACGCCATCATCATTGGAGTGAGAAAAGGAGGAACTCGAGCTCTGCTGGAGATGCTCAGCCTGCACCCTGCCGTGGTCAAGGCCTCACAGGAAGTGCACTTCTTTGACAGCGATGAGAATTATGGGCGGGGCTTCGCCTGGTACCGCAGCCGCATGCCGCTTTCCCTTATCAATCATGTGACAATCGAGAAAAGCCCCGCCTACTTCACCACAGAGAAGGTTCCAGAACGGATCTTTGGGATGAACGCGTCCGTGAAGCTGTTGGTGATTGTGCGTGAGCCCGTCACCCGAGCCGTCTCCGATTACGCACAAGTCCTGGAGGGCAAGCGTCGGAAAAACAAAACGTACCCGGGGTTCGAGTCGCTCGCCATCGACAGCGCCACCTGCAGCGTGAACACGAAGTACAAAGCCGTGAGCACCAGCGTCTACGCCAAACACCTGGAGCGCTGGCTCCGGTTCTTCCCCGTACAGCAGCTCCACGTCGTGGACGGAGACCGGCTGATCTCGGATCCTCTCCCGGAACTCCAGATGGTCGAGCGATTCCTGAACCTGACACCTCGGATCAGCCGTGACAACCTGTACTTCAACGCCACGCGTGGGTTCTACTGCCTCCGCTCCGAGCGGCACCGGGTCCGGAGGTGTCTGGCAGGAAGTAAAGGCCGCACGCATCCGCGCGTTCACACGGCTGTACTGGACAAACTCCGAGTGTTCTTCCATCCGTACAATCAGAAATTTTACCAGATCACTGGAAGGACATTCAACTGGccatga